From a single Anaerolineales bacterium genomic region:
- a CDS encoding stage II sporulation protein M → MFSKLGPVWLVAKRELRDQFRDWRVLVPMAILTLCFPFLMNEFAKQTVEFLNQYNANLILDRLVPFSIMIIGFFPITVSLVVALESFVGEKERGTIEPLLSAPLADWQLYFGKLLVGVITPLVASYLSIALYLIMVSRQDLNMPPFSILVQLLILTTAHALLMVSAAIVISVQSTSVKAANLLASFVVIPVAILMQGEAVMLFWGNEQVLWLAVAGVLIISLLLIRVGIAHFQREYLLGREIDNLNIRWMGRTFWRNFVGDSHSLGAWYGNVLGAAFRRILPALFFMFLIAAVSLWLSYDWIMQNVSQTVALASPQELQDLEGRVRDLPDLANIGDHINAPFLFMNNTRAVAIIFLAGLVSFSVLGILIYMLNIGLIGGIFAMFELLGLQPVPLFLAGVVPHGVFEIPALMIGSAVVLYFGAVLVTPQAGKSMGEVILELLADWAKIFIGLVVPLLAIAAVIEAYITPAILLGALGN, encoded by the coding sequence ATGTTCAGTAAATTGGGTCCCGTATGGCTTGTGGCGAAGCGCGAACTGCGCGACCAGTTCCGCGATTGGCGCGTGCTTGTTCCGATGGCGATCCTGACGCTGTGTTTTCCATTTCTGATGAACGAGTTCGCAAAACAGACGGTGGAGTTTTTAAATCAGTACAATGCCAACCTGATCCTTGACAGGCTTGTGCCGTTTTCGATCATGATCATTGGTTTTTTCCCGATCACGGTTTCGCTCGTGGTTGCGCTGGAGTCGTTTGTAGGGGAGAAGGAACGCGGCACGATCGAGCCGTTGTTGAGCGCGCCGCTCGCTGATTGGCAGTTGTATTTTGGCAAACTGCTGGTCGGGGTGATCACTCCGCTGGTCGCTAGCTATCTTTCGATTGCATTGTATCTGATCATGGTCTCGCGCCAGGACCTGAACATGCCGCCATTTTCGATCCTGGTGCAATTATTGATTCTGACGACCGCCCACGCTCTTTTGATGGTAAGCGCGGCGATCGTCATTTCGGTACAATCCACTTCGGTGAAGGCGGCGAATTTGTTGGCATCGTTCGTGGTGATCCCGGTCGCGATCCTGATGCAGGGTGAAGCGGTGATGCTTTTCTGGGGGAATGAGCAGGTGCTGTGGCTGGCGGTTGCAGGTGTGTTGATCATTTCGTTGTTGTTGATCCGCGTTGGGATTGCGCATTTTCAGCGCGAATACCTGCTTGGACGCGAAATTGACAATTTGAACATTCGCTGGATGGGGCGCACGTTCTGGAGAAATTTTGTGGGGGATTCGCATTCGCTGGGAGCCTGGTATGGAAATGTGCTCGGCGCGGCTTTCCGACGGATTTTGCCTGCCCTGTTTTTTATGTTCTTGATCGCCGCTGTCAGCTTGTGGCTGAGCTATGATTGGATCATGCAGAACGTTTCGCAGACCGTTGCGCTTGCTTCCCCTCAAGAACTTCAAGATTTGGAAGGTCGTGTACGTGACCTTCCCGACCTGGCGAATATCGGCGATCATATTAACGCGCCGTTCCTGTTCATGAACAATACGCGTGCCGTGGCAATCATCTTTCTTGCGGGTTTGGTGTCCTTCAGTGTGTTGGGCATCCTGATCTACATGCTGAATATTGGGCTGATCGGCGGTATTTTTGCCATGTTCGAGTTGCTTGGGCTTCAGCCTGTGCCGTTGTTCCTTGCAGGGGTTGTCCCTCATGGCGTGTTCGAGATTCCCGCCTTGATGATCGGGAGTGCCGTGGTTCTGTATTTTGGAGCGGTTCTCGTCACGCCGCAGGCGGGGAAATCCATGGGCGAGGTGATCCTGGAACTGCTCGCGGATTGGGCGAAGATCTTTATCGGTTTGGTGGTACCCCTGCTGGCAATTGCGGCGGTGATCGAAGCATACATCACGCCCGCCATATTGCTTGGAGCATTGGGCAATTAA
- a CDS encoding MBL fold metallo-hydrolase, which produces MSKVIILGSSNAIPTRHSENTHMVILGQERMVLVDSVSNPILRLEEAGLNFNELTDIIVTHFHPDHASGIPLLLMDMWLMGRQKPLNIYGLHYTLDRVETLMGLYNWSEWPNFFPVVFYRLPIREMTPVLSCPDFVIHASPVHHMIPNIGLRIEFPNTQRVMAYSCDTEPCEEVVRLSQNVDILIHEATGESPGHSSAQQAGEIAEKAGVKKLYLIHYPTGKFTKSDIAAEAKMAFQGDVALATDFMTLNFETKPPFPILEYIFKMEESVGKTNSDDNQFYQPEI; this is translated from the coding sequence ATGTCCAAGGTAATTATTCTAGGTTCGTCCAATGCGATTCCCACAAGGCACAGTGAGAATACACACATGGTCATTTTGGGGCAGGAACGCATGGTGCTGGTCGATTCGGTCAGCAACCCAATTTTGCGGTTGGAAGAGGCGGGGCTGAATTTCAACGAATTGACCGATATTATCGTCACACATTTTCACCCTGATCATGCTTCGGGAATTCCGCTTTTGCTGATGGATATGTGGCTGATGGGCAGGCAAAAACCGCTCAATATTTACGGCTTGCATTACACGCTCGACCGCGTGGAGACCTTGATGGGGCTGTATAACTGGTCGGAATGGCCCAATTTCTTTCCCGTTGTGTTCTATCGCTTGCCAATACGTGAGATGACCCCCGTGCTGTCCTGCCCGGATTTTGTCATCCATGCATCTCCCGTGCATCATATGATTCCCAACATCGGTTTGCGGATCGAATTTCCGAACACTCAGCGCGTCATGGCATATTCCTGTGATACGGAACCATGCGAGGAGGTTGTGCGCTTGAGTCAGAATGTGGATATCCTGATCCACGAGGCGACAGGCGAGTCGCCCGGTCATTCCTCCGCGCAACAGGCGGGGGAGATCGCCGAGAAGGCTGGCGTAAAAAAGCTGTATCTCATCCACTACCCAACGGGAAAATTCACCAAAAGTGATATTGCCGCAGAGGCGAAAATGGCGTTTCAGGGGGATGTGGCGCTTGCGACGGATTTCATGACTTTGAATTTTGAAACAAAACCGCCCTTTCCCATTTTGGAATACATATTCAAAATGGAAGAGAGCGTGGGGAAAACGAACTCGGACGATAACCAGTTCTACCAACCCGAAATATAA
- a CDS encoding HNH endonuclease, with protein sequence MQEPVLVLNANFEPIHVCTTRRAIGLILAGKAGMIANGRGHIRTISELLPRPSVIRLASQVHRPRPRVKLTRREIFRRDNYTCQYCGKHEVNLTVDHVIPRHMGGQHIWTNLVTACSFCNHRKGGRKVDEAHMRLLHIPKEPPANAAYIFGRHLKDNGEWESYISGW encoded by the coding sequence ATGCAAGAACCTGTACTGGTACTCAATGCAAATTTCGAGCCGATCCACGTGTGCACGACCAGGCGGGCAATTGGCTTGATCCTTGCGGGCAAAGCCGGGATGATCGCAAATGGACGCGGACACATCCGTACAATTTCAGAATTGCTACCGCGCCCATCCGTGATCCGGCTTGCGTCGCAAGTTCATCGACCGCGCCCACGTGTAAAGTTAACGCGCCGCGAAATCTTTCGCCGCGATAATTATACCTGTCAGTATTGCGGCAAACACGAGGTAAATCTAACCGTTGACCACGTCATCCCGCGTCATATGGGCGGGCAGCACATCTGGACCAACCTGGTGACGGCTTGTTCCTTTTGCAATCACCGCAAAGGCGGGCGCAAAGTGGACGAGGCACATATGCGTCTGCTGCACATCCCCAAAGAGCCGCCTGCCAATGCCGCCTATATCTTCGGCAGACACCTGAAAGACAACGGCGAGTGGGAGTCTTATATTTCGGGTTGGTAG
- a CDS encoding TIGR01777 family oxidoreductase, with protein MNILIAGGSGYLGSALVKSFLADGHTVHVLTRGAQVHTGARAVKWDAKTTQGWGHLVNEMDVVIHLAGKTLASWPWTAAMKRSFHDSRVLPGLALAEAIRSADRRPGIFVQQSGINYYGLRGDLADESTPPAEDYLARLSVQIEEATKSVEDLGVRRVVLRSAVILGKGGGLLPLMALPIRMFVGGPLGSGKQAMPWIHLTDWVAAVGFLIANESARGAYNLIAPSPTSNAEFNKTLAEALHRPYWFPVPALLMSTFLGEMSVLILDGRFSQPKRLLESGFKFQFAGPREALTDLFR; from the coding sequence ATGAACATCTTGATCGCGGGCGGCTCGGGTTATCTTGGGAGCGCGCTTGTAAAATCCTTTCTTGCAGATGGGCATACGGTTCATGTCCTGACGCGCGGCGCACAGGTCCATACAGGTGCGCGTGCCGTGAAATGGGATGCAAAAACGACTCAAGGCTGGGGGCATCTTGTCAACGAAATGGATGTCGTCATCCATCTGGCGGGGAAGACTCTCGCCTCCTGGCCCTGGACTGCCGCGATGAAGCGTTCCTTCCACGATTCCCGCGTCCTGCCCGGACTTGCGCTTGCTGAGGCGATCCGAAGCGCGGACCGCCGCCCGGGCATTTTTGTCCAGCAATCAGGCATCAATTACTATGGCTTGCGCGGTGACCTTGCCGATGAATCCACTCCGCCCGCGGAGGATTACCTCGCCCGGCTATCGGTGCAGATCGAAGAAGCCACCAAGTCTGTGGAAGATTTGGGAGTGCGTCGTGTAGTCCTGCGTTCGGCTGTGATCTTGGGAAAAGGCGGAGGGCTGCTGCCCCTGATGGCTTTGCCGATCCGCATGTTCGTTGGCGGTCCGCTTGGCTCTGGAAAACAAGCCATGCCGTGGATCCATCTCACCGATTGGGTGGCAGCCGTGGGATTCTTGATTGCGAATGAAAGTGCGCGCGGTGCATATAATTTGATTGCGCCTAGTCCCACATCCAATGCCGAGTTCAATAAAACCCTCGCAGAAGCACTTCATCGTCCATACTGGTTTCCAGTTCCCGCCCTCCTGATGAGTACCTTTTTGGGGGAAATGAGCGTCCTTATTCTGGACGGCAGGTTTTCCCAGCCCAAACGGCTGCTCGAGTCTGGGTTCAAGTTCCAGTTTGCAGGTCCGCGTGAGGCGTTGACCGATCTGTTCAGATAA